In one window of Acidovorax sp. HDW3 DNA:
- a CDS encoding phospholipid-binding protein MlaC, translating to MLHRRQLHRLALSLAAAPALAAWPAWAADEAPDAMIARLSDEALQTLRTDKAFKDGDIGKIVALVDRIVMPHVNFRRMTAAAVGPGWRKATPAQQERLQQEFKTLLVRTYAGALAQVKNETISVKPLRAKAGDTDVLVRTEVSGRGEPIQLDYRLEQTPGEGTGWKIYNLNVMGVWLVETYRNQFAQEINAKGVDGLIATLATRNAESAKN from the coding sequence ATGCTCCACCGCCGCCAATTGCACCGCCTGGCTTTGTCCCTGGCCGCTGCCCCCGCCCTGGCTGCCTGGCCTGCCTGGGCCGCCGATGAGGCCCCCGATGCCATGATTGCGCGCCTGTCCGACGAGGCCTTGCAAACCCTGCGCACCGACAAGGCATTCAAGGACGGCGACATCGGCAAAATCGTCGCCCTGGTGGACCGCATCGTCATGCCGCACGTCAACTTCCGGCGCATGACGGCCGCTGCCGTCGGCCCCGGCTGGCGCAAGGCCACGCCGGCGCAGCAAGAGCGTCTGCAGCAAGAATTCAAAACCCTGCTGGTGCGCACCTACGCCGGCGCGCTGGCGCAGGTGAAGAACGAAACCATCAGCGTCAAGCCGCTGCGCGCCAAGGCCGGCGATACCGACGTGCTGGTGCGCACCGAGGTCAGTGGCCGGGGCGAGCCGATCCAGCTCGACTACCGCCTGGAGCAAACCCCGGGCGAGGGCACGGGCTGGAAAATCTACAACCTCAACGTCATGGGCGTGTGGCTGGTTGAGACCTACCGCAACCAGTTTGCGCAGGAGATCAACGCCAAGGGCGTCGATGGCCTGATTGCCACCCTGGCGACGCGCAACGCCGAGAGCGCGAAGAACTAA
- a CDS encoding VacJ family lipoprotein, giving the protein MNPTDSFLRHCGAASVLGAALLAGPALAQEGAAAPMNAPMEAPDDVPVFVANDPFEGFNRAMFRFNEDLDSAVFKPVAIAYKDVVPRPARLGVTNAFANIGDAWSFVNNLLQLNVEGAFNSAVRFSVNTVLGFGGLLDIATEAGVHKHKQDFGLTMARWGVPAGPYLMVPALGPYTVRDGAGFIVDWQGDRVTRKVDDVAVRNSLYVLRAVDKRANLLGVSSVLEFAALDKYTFTRDAYLQMRAQQAGQVRPRKKQADDDSNAGRLPPEED; this is encoded by the coding sequence ATGAACCCCACTGACTCTTTTTTACGCCACTGCGGCGCCGCCAGCGTACTCGGTGCCGCCTTGCTTGCCGGCCCGGCCCTGGCGCAAGAGGGCGCTGCTGCGCCCATGAATGCGCCCATGGAGGCGCCCGATGATGTGCCCGTGTTCGTCGCCAACGATCCGTTCGAAGGCTTCAACCGCGCCATGTTCCGCTTCAACGAAGACCTGGACTCCGCCGTCTTCAAACCCGTGGCCATCGCCTACAAAGACGTGGTGCCGCGCCCGGCGCGCCTGGGCGTGACGAATGCGTTCGCCAACATCGGCGATGCCTGGTCCTTCGTCAACAACCTGCTGCAGCTCAATGTGGAAGGCGCTTTCAACAGCGCGGTGCGCTTTAGCGTCAACACCGTGCTCGGCTTCGGCGGCCTGCTCGACATTGCCACCGAGGCTGGCGTGCACAAACACAAACAGGATTTTGGCCTGACCATGGCGCGCTGGGGTGTGCCCGCCGGCCCCTATCTGATGGTGCCGGCGCTCGGCCCGTACACCGTGCGCGATGGTGCTGGCTTCATCGTCGATTGGCAGGGCGACCGCGTGACGCGCAAGGTGGACGACGTCGCCGTGCGCAACTCGCTGTACGTGTTGCGCGCCGTCGATAAGCGCGCCAATCTGCTGGGCGTGAGCTCGGTGCTCGAATTCGCCGCCCTCGATAAGTACACCTTCACCCGCGACGCCTACCTGCAGATGCGTGCCCAGCAGGCCGGTCAGGTGCGCCCCCGCAAAAAACAGGCCGACGACGACAGCAACGCTGGCCGCCTGCCCCCCGAAGAGGATTAA
- the mlaE gene encoding lipid asymmetry maintenance ABC transporter permease subunit MlaE, translating into MKWYHPAHLGFAVRAQLAAIGQGARLFVRLVRLLPAALRRGALVREQIHFLGNYSLSIIAVSGLFVGFVLGLQGYYTLQRYGSAEALGLLVALSLVRELGPVVSALLFAGRAGTSLTAEIGLMKAGEQLAAMEMMAVDPVARILAPRFWAGVFVMPLLAAVFSAVGIIGGWAVGVLMIGVDGGAFWGQMQSGVDVWQDLGNGVVKSFVFGLTVTFVALLQGYCAKPTPEGVSRATTRTVVMASLAVLALDFVLTALMFSI; encoded by the coding sequence ATGAAGTGGTACCACCCGGCGCACCTGGGCTTTGCCGTGCGCGCGCAGCTCGCGGCCATAGGCCAGGGCGCGCGCCTGTTTGTTCGGCTCGTACGCCTGTTGCCGGCAGCGCTGCGCCGGGGCGCACTGGTGCGCGAGCAGATTCATTTTTTGGGCAATTATTCGCTCTCCATCATTGCCGTCTCGGGCCTGTTCGTTGGCTTTGTGCTCGGTCTGCAGGGTTACTACACGCTGCAGCGCTACGGCTCGGCGGAGGCGCTGGGCCTGCTGGTGGCCTTGTCGCTGGTGCGCGAGCTCGGGCCCGTGGTTTCGGCGCTGCTGTTTGCGGGCCGCGCGGGCACCTCGTTGACGGCGGAGATCGGCCTCATGAAAGCGGGCGAGCAGCTGGCGGCCATGGAGATGATGGCCGTCGATCCGGTGGCCCGCATTCTGGCGCCGCGCTTTTGGGCCGGAGTCTTCGTCATGCCGCTGCTGGCGGCGGTGTTCAGCGCTGTGGGCATCATCGGCGGCTGGGCCGTGGGGGTGCTCATGATCGGCGTTGACGGTGGGGCTTTTTGGGGCCAGATGCAAAGCGGCGTCGATGTCTGGCAGGATTTGGGCAACGGCGTCGTCAAGAGCTTTGTCTTTGGCCTGACGGTGACTTTTGTGGCGCTATTGCAGGGCTACTGCGCCAAGCCCACGCCCGAGGGCGTCTCGCGCGCCACCACGCGCACCGTGGTCATGGCCTCGCTCGCCGTGCTGGCGCTGGACTTTGTCCTCACGGCGCTGATGTTCAGTATTTGA
- a CDS encoding amino acid ABC transporter substrate-binding protein, which translates to MKKFAAVALVALGAVFAGCTKQEPAAPAAAPAPAPTAAVTKIVVGLDDNFPPMGFRDEKNELVGFDIDMAKEAAKRLGLQVEFKPIDWSAKEAELSGKRVDALWNGLTITEERKQNIAFTAPYMENHQIIVVPAGSAIKAKADLAGKVVGAQEGSSAVDAIKKEDAVFKSFKDFKTFGDNVTALMDLTTGRLDAVVVDEVVGRYYVAKKPDAYAVLDDNFGTEEYGVGVRKDDAELQGKLDKALGEMKADGAAAKIAEQWFGKNIIK; encoded by the coding sequence ATGAAGAAGTTCGCCGCTGTTGCCCTCGTCGCCCTGGGCGCCGTGTTTGCTGGTTGCACCAAGCAAGAGCCCGCCGCCCCTGCCGCCGCCCCGGCGCCCGCGCCGACGGCTGCCGTGACCAAGATTGTCGTCGGCCTGGACGACAACTTCCCGCCCATGGGTTTCCGTGACGAGAAGAACGAGCTCGTCGGCTTCGACATCGACATGGCCAAGGAGGCCGCCAAGCGCCTGGGCCTGCAGGTGGAGTTCAAGCCCATCGACTGGAGCGCGAAAGAGGCCGAGCTCTCGGGCAAGCGCGTCGATGCGCTGTGGAACGGCCTGACCATCACCGAAGAGCGCAAGCAGAACATCGCCTTCACCGCGCCCTACATGGAAAACCACCAGATCATCGTCGTGCCCGCCGGCTCGGCCATCAAGGCCAAGGCCGATTTGGCCGGCAAGGTCGTGGGCGCGCAAGAAGGTTCGAGCGCCGTGGACGCCATCAAGAAGGAAGATGCGGTGTTCAAGTCTTTTAAAGACTTCAAAACCTTTGGCGACAACGTGACGGCGCTGATGGACCTGACCACGGGCCGCCTCGACGCCGTGGTGGTCGATGAAGTCGTGGGCCGCTACTACGTCGCCAAGAAGCCCGACGCCTACGCCGTGCTCGACGACAACTTCGGCACCGAGGAATACGGCGTTGGCGTGCGCAAGGACGATGCCGAGCTGCAAGGCAAGCTCGACAAGGCCCTGGGCGAGATGAAGGCTGACGGCGCCGCCGCCAAAATTGCCGAACAATGGTTCGGTAAAAACATCATCAAGTAA
- the mlaD gene encoding outer membrane lipid asymmetry maintenance protein MlaD: MQQSKNDVWVGLFVMIGAAALLFLALQSANLLNLNFQSGYRVTALFDNIGGLKPKAAVRSAGVVVGRVESIAFDDSMFQAQVTLSLQERYQFPKDSSLKILTSGLLGDQYIGISPGADEKNLANGDKVTSTQSAVVLENLIGQFLYGKAEEGGSKK, encoded by the coding sequence ATGCAGCAATCAAAAAACGATGTTTGGGTGGGCCTGTTCGTCATGATCGGCGCGGCAGCGCTGCTGTTCCTGGCGCTGCAGTCAGCCAATTTGCTCAACCTTAATTTTCAGTCGGGCTACCGCGTCACGGCGCTGTTCGACAACATCGGCGGCCTCAAGCCCAAGGCGGCGGTGCGCAGCGCCGGCGTGGTCGTCGGCCGCGTCGAGAGCATCGCCTTTGACGACAGCATGTTCCAGGCACAGGTCACGCTGTCGCTGCAGGAGCGTTACCAGTTTCCCAAAGACAGCTCTTTGAAAATCCTCACCAGCGGCCTGCTGGGTGACCAATACATCGGCATCAGCCCGGGGGCGGACGAGAAAAACCTCGCCAACGGTGACAAGGTGACATCGACCCAATCGGCCGTGGTGCTGGAGAACCTGATTGGCCAATTCCTCTACGGCAAGGCCGAGGAGGGTGGTAGCAAAAAATGA
- a CDS encoding amino acid ABC transporter ATP-binding protein, translating to MPASTNNAAAPMIDAQGVRKRFGANEVLRGVSLQVARGEVVAVIGPSGSGKSTLLRCLNHLETIDAGQIAIEGETLVRTDAAGHCRYVPDAELRRICAKTGMVFQHFNLFPHLTVLENLVEAPLVVQGTPRAEAAARAEALLAKVGLSQKRDNYPARLSGGQKQRVAIARALCMQPDIMLFDEPTSALDPELTGEVLRTMQALAQEHMTMVVVTHEMGFAREVAHRVVFMDGGELVEQAPAQEFFAQPRHPRTRAFLQNML from the coding sequence ATGCCCGCTTCGACCAATAACGCCGCCGCCCCCATGATCGACGCCCAGGGCGTGAGAAAGCGCTTTGGCGCCAACGAGGTGCTGCGCGGCGTCTCGCTGCAAGTCGCGCGCGGCGAGGTGGTGGCGGTGATCGGGCCCTCGGGCTCGGGCAAGAGCACGCTGCTGCGCTGCCTCAATCACCTCGAAACCATCGACGCCGGCCAGATCGCCATCGAGGGCGAAACCCTGGTGCGCACCGATGCTGCCGGCCATTGCCGCTACGTGCCCGACGCCGAGCTGCGCCGCATCTGCGCCAAGACCGGCATGGTGTTCCAGCACTTCAATCTGTTCCCGCACCTGACGGTGCTGGAGAACCTGGTCGAGGCGCCCCTGGTGGTGCAGGGTACGCCCCGCGCCGAGGCCGCGGCCCGTGCCGAGGCGCTGCTGGCCAAGGTTGGGCTGTCGCAAAAGCGCGACAACTACCCCGCGCGCCTGTCGGGCGGGCAAAAGCAGCGCGTGGCGATCGCGCGTGCGCTGTGTATGCAACCCGACATCATGCTGTTCGATGAGCCCACCAGCGCGCTCGACCCGGAGCTGACCGGCGAGGTGCTGCGCACCATGCAGGCGCTGGCGCAGGAGCACATGACCATGGTCGTGGTCACGCACGAGATGGGCTTTGCGCGCGAAGTGGCGCACCGCGTGGTCTTCATGGACGGCGGCGAACTGGTGGAGCAAGCGCCGGCACAAGAATTTTTTGCCCAGCCCCGCCACCCGCGCACCCGGGCGTTTTTGCAAAACATGCTCTGA
- a CDS encoding ABC transporter ATP-binding protein, with amino-acid sequence MTDTPALVELRNVTFGYGERTILRDLSLAVPRGKVTALMGASGGGKTTVLRLIGGQQRAQQGQVLVGGQDVGTMGREALYTMRQRMGMLFQFGALFTDMSVFENVAFPLREHTDLPEELVRDIVLMKLQAVGLRGARDLMPSQISGGMARRVALARAIVLDPELVMYDEPFAGLDPISLGTAAQLIRELGDAMGLTTILVSHDLEETFRVADHVVILGPGCVAAQGTPEQVRASEDPLVQQFVHALPTGPVPFHYPGPDVAQDFGPAGASYRGGAR; translated from the coding sequence ATGACGGACACACCAGCCTTGGTTGAACTGCGCAACGTCACCTTCGGGTATGGCGAGCGCACCATCTTGCGCGACCTGTCGCTCGCCGTACCGCGCGGCAAGGTCACGGCGCTGATGGGCGCCTCGGGCGGGGGCAAGACCACGGTGCTGCGCCTGATCGGCGGCCAGCAGCGCGCGCAGCAGGGCCAGGTGCTGGTCGGCGGCCAGGACGTGGGCACCATGGGGCGCGAGGCGCTCTACACCATGCGCCAGCGCATGGGTATGTTGTTCCAGTTTGGCGCCTTGTTCACCGACATGAGCGTGTTCGAGAACGTTGCGTTCCCGCTGCGCGAGCACACCGACCTGCCCGAGGAGCTGGTGCGCGACATCGTGCTGATGAAGCTGCAGGCCGTGGGCCTGCGCGGCGCGCGCGACCTCATGCCCAGCCAAATTTCGGGCGGCATGGCGCGGCGCGTGGCGCTGGCGCGGGCCATCGTGCTCGACCCCGAGCTCGTCATGTACGACGAGCCCTTTGCCGGGCTCGATCCGATTTCGCTTGGCACGGCGGCGCAGCTCATCCGTGAGCTGGGCGATGCCATGGGCCTGACCACCATCCTCGTCTCGCACGACCTGGAGGAGACGTTTCGCGTTGCCGACCACGTCGTCATCCTCGGCCCGGGTTGCGTCGCGGCGCAGGGCACGCCCGAGCAGGTGCGCGCCAGCGAGGATCCGCTGGTACAGCAGTTCGTGCACGCGCTGCCCACCGGGCCGGTGCCGTTTCACTACCCTGGCCCGGATGTGGCGCAAGATTTTGGCCCCGCCGGGGCCTCCTACCGGGGAGGGGCGCGATGA
- a CDS encoding glutamate synthase subunit beta, producing MGKTTGFMEYERIEEGYPAPTERLKNYKEFVIGLTPAQSQTQAARCMDCGTPFCNHGCPVNNIIPDFNDLVYHGDWKSASGVLHSTNNFPEFTGRICPAPCEAACTLNFNGDAVGIKSIEHAIIDRAWAEGWVQPQVAAHKTGKKVAIVGSGPAGLAAAQQLVRVGHSVTVFEKNDRIGGLLRYGIPDFKLDKGHIDQRARQLEAEGVVFRTGVFVGSAQDGLGQGSKVTNWAKETISPAQLQQEFDAIVLTGGAEQSRDLPVPGRELAGVHFAMEFLPQQNKVNAGDKLKGQLRADGKHVIVIGGGDTGSDCVGTSNRHGAASVTQFELMPMPPLAEDKPLVWPYWPIKLRTSSSHDEGCQREFAIATKEFIGQKGKLTGLKTVQVEFKDGKFTEVPGTEKEYQADLVLLAMGFVSPVAAVLDAFGVDKDARGNARASTDFTGGYATNVAKVFAAGDMRRGQSLVVWAIREGRQAARAVDEFLMGASDLPR from the coding sequence ATGGGCAAGACCACCGGTTTCATGGAATACGAGCGCATCGAGGAGGGCTACCCAGCCCCGACCGAGCGCCTGAAAAACTACAAGGAGTTCGTCATCGGGCTCACGCCCGCGCAGTCGCAGACCCAGGCCGCGCGCTGCATGGACTGCGGCACGCCGTTTTGCAACCACGGCTGCCCGGTGAACAACATCATCCCGGACTTCAACGACCTCGTGTACCACGGCGACTGGAAGAGCGCCAGCGGCGTGCTGCACAGCACCAACAACTTCCCCGAGTTCACCGGCCGCATCTGCCCCGCACCCTGCGAGGCCGCCTGCACGCTCAACTTCAACGGCGATGCCGTCGGCATCAAGAGCATCGAGCACGCCATCATCGACCGCGCCTGGGCCGAGGGTTGGGTGCAGCCGCAGGTGGCGGCGCACAAGACGGGCAAGAAGGTGGCCATCGTCGGCAGCGGCCCGGCCGGCCTGGCGGCGGCGCAGCAGCTCGTGCGCGTCGGCCACAGCGTGACGGTGTTCGAGAAGAACGACCGCATCGGCGGCCTGCTGCGCTACGGCATCCCCGACTTCAAGCTCGACAAGGGCCATATCGACCAGCGCGCGCGCCAGCTCGAAGCCGAGGGCGTGGTGTTTCGCACCGGCGTCTTCGTCGGCAGCGCGCAGGACGGCCTGGGCCAGGGCAGCAAGGTGACGAACTGGGCCAAGGAAACCATCAGCCCCGCGCAGCTGCAGCAGGAGTTTGACGCCATCGTCCTCACCGGCGGCGCCGAACAGAGCCGCGACCTGCCCGTGCCCGGGCGCGAGCTGGCGGGCGTGCACTTCGCCATGGAGTTTTTGCCGCAGCAAAACAAAGTGAATGCCGGCGACAAGCTCAAGGGCCAGCTGCGTGCCGACGGCAAGCACGTCATCGTCATCGGCGGCGGCGACACCGGCAGCGACTGCGTGGGCACCAGCAACCGCCACGGCGCGGCCAGCGTGACGCAGTTCGAGCTCATGCCCATGCCGCCGCTGGCCGAGGACAAGCCCCTGGTCTGGCCTTACTGGCCGATCAAGCTGCGCACCAGCTCCAGCCACGACGAGGGCTGCCAGCGCGAGTTCGCCATCGCCACCAAGGAATTCATCGGCCAGAAAGGCAAGCTCACGGGCCTGAAAACCGTGCAGGTCGAGTTCAAGGACGGCAAGTTCACCGAGGTGCCCGGCACCGAGAAGGAATACCAGGCCGACCTGGTGCTGCTGGCCATGGGCTTTGTCAGCCCCGTCGCTGCCGTGCTCGACGCCTTTGGCGTGGACAAGGATGCGCGCGGCAACGCCCGCGCCAGCACCGACTTTACGGGCGGCTACGCCACGAACGTGGCCAAGGTGTTTGCCGCCGGCGACATGCGCCGGGGCCAGAGCCTGGTGGTGTGGGCCATCCGCGAAGGGCGCCAGGCGGCGCGTGCGGTCGATGAGTTCCTGATGGGCGCCAGCGATCTGCCACGTTAA
- a CDS encoding amino acid ABC transporter permease, with protein sequence MDYVFSLLGPLAQGAVVTLKLFVITLALAVPLGLVLALARLSPLKALSGAVNGYIWLMRGTPLMLQMLFIYFALPFVPVIGIRLPDFPAAVAAFALNYAAYFAEIFRAGIQSVDRGQYEAAKVLGMNYPQTMRRIVLPQMVRNILPPMSNETITLVKDTSLIYVLALNDLLRAARGIVQRDFTTTPFIVAAAFYLVMTLVLTWGFQRLEQRYARFDQ encoded by the coding sequence ATGGATTACGTTTTCTCCCTTCTGGGGCCGCTGGCGCAGGGCGCCGTCGTCACCTTGAAGCTGTTTGTCATCACCTTGGCGCTGGCCGTGCCGCTGGGCCTGGTGCTGGCGCTGGCGCGGCTGTCGCCGCTCAAGGCCCTGTCGGGCGCGGTCAACGGCTACATCTGGCTCATGCGCGGCACGCCGCTCATGCTGCAGATGCTGTTCATCTACTTCGCGCTGCCCTTCGTGCCGGTGATCGGCATTCGCCTGCCAGATTTTCCCGCCGCCGTCGCCGCCTTTGCGCTCAACTACGCGGCCTACTTTGCCGAGATTTTCCGCGCCGGCATCCAGTCGGTCGATCGCGGCCAGTACGAGGCCGCCAAGGTGCTGGGCATGAACTATCCCCAGACCATGCGCCGCATCGTGCTGCCGCAGATGGTGCGCAACATCTTGCCGCCCATGAGCAACGAGACGATTACGCTGGTCAAGGACACGTCCCTCATCTACGTGCTGGCGCTCAACGACCTGCTGCGCGCCGCGCGCGGCATCGTGCAGCGCGACTTCACGACCACGCCCTTCATCGTCGCCGCCGCCTTCTACCTCGTCATGACCCTGGTGCTGACCTGGGGCTTCCAGCGCCTGGAGCAACGCTATGCCCGCTTCGACCAATAA
- a CDS encoding lipid asymmetry maintenance protein MlaB, with protein sequence MLVLPPELTHRQASACLRLLLQGLQALTGAQVVVDASALQRFDSAALAVLLACRRRALARGQAFAVKGLPAGLASMAQRYGIEDLLSESATA encoded by the coding sequence ATGTTGGTGCTGCCGCCCGAACTCACGCATCGCCAGGCCAGCGCCTGCCTGCGCCTGCTGCTGCAGGGCCTGCAGGCGCTCACCGGGGCGCAGGTGGTGGTCGATGCCAGTGCCTTGCAGCGCTTCGATTCTGCGGCCCTGGCCGTGCTGCTCGCTTGCCGCCGCCGCGCCCTGGCGCGGGGCCAGGCTTTTGCCGTCAAGGGCTTGCCGGCGGGGCTGGCGAGCATGGCGCAGCGCTACGGTATTGAGGATTTGCTATCGGAGAGTGCCACGGCATAG